From the genome of Sporomusa sphaeroides DSM 2875:
AAAAAAAGCTGGCCGAGTTTGGCAAGGGACTTGGCGTTATCTGTCTGGCCGTTTGCGCCATTATTTTTGCCATGGGGCTGTGGAAAGGTTATCAGGACGGTGCGTTAACCTTTGATGAAGTGCAGATGATGCTGATGACCTCTATCAGTCTGGCCGTTGCCGCCATTCCCGAAGGCTTGCCCACAGTGGTGACCATTGTGCTGGCGCTGGGGATGCAGCGGATGGCCAGAAAAAATTCCATTATGAAAAAGCTTCACGCCGTGGAGACTTTGGGCAGTATCTCGGTAATTTGTTCTGATAAAACCGGAACACTTACCCAAAATCAAATGACGGTGGTTAAAGTTTTCACTCCTGGCAGGATGTATGCGGTAAGCGGCGAAGGCTACAATCCTGCAGGCCAATTTACCCATCAGGAACTGCCGGTAGAGGCAGCGGCCGAAACCGAGCTTGACTTGCTTTTGCGCAGTGCTGTCCTGTGCAATGACGCCCAGTTAAAAGCCGCTGCCGATAATAAAACCTGGTCGATTATCGGTGACCCCACAGAAGGGGCCTTGGTGGTGGCCGGCTACAAGGGCGGCTATACTCAATCTCAGCTGGCGGGGCAATTTCCCCGGCTGCAGGAAATTCCCTTTGATTCCGGCCGGAAGATGATGACCACCCTGCATCGATTTGACAGACAACTGCGCACCTTTACCAAAGGCGCTCCCGATGTCCTGTTAAGCCGTTGCACGGCCATTGCCACCGGCGGTTCGGTCCGCCCCTTGACCGAGGCAGAAAAGGCCGTCATCCAGGCGGCTAATAAAGAAATGGCTTCCAGCGCCCTGCGGGTACTGGCTGTAGCCTACCGCGACTTTGACAGCAAGCCGGATATGACTAATCCGGCCGACATTGAAACCCAGCTGGTATTTATCGGACTGTTGGGCATGATTGATCCACCCCGGCTGGAAGTCAGGGCAGCGGTTGAACTGTGCAAAGGCGCCGGTATCCGGCCGGTGATGATTACCGGCGACCATCCCGATACTGCCTTTGCCATTGCCAAAGAACTCGGCATTGTAACAGGCTCAGCCCAGGTGCTTACCGGCAAAGACCTTGACGCCATGTCCCCGGAGGCTTTAAAACAGGCCGGGGAGACGACCGGCGTATTTGCCCGGGTATCCCCGGAGCATAAGGTTGCTATTGTCGAAGCGCTCCGCCAGAACAAACATATTGTCGCCATGACCGGCGACGGTGTGAATGATGCGCCTGCCTTGAAAAAGGCCGACATCGGGGTGGCTATGGGCATAACCGGCACCGATGTTACCAAAGAAACCGCCGATATGGTAATATCTGACGATAACTTTGCCACCATTGTTGCGGCTGTGGAAGAAGGCCGGGTTATTTATACCAATATTAAAAAGTTTATCTACTTCCTGCTCTCCTGCAATGCTTCCGAAGTCCTGGTCATCTTCTTTGCCATTCTTTTCGGCTGGCCGCTCCCGTTGTTACCCATTCAGTTGTTATGGGTTAACCTGGTAACAGATGCCTTCCCGGCTTTGGCCCTGGGGGTTGAAAAGAAAGAACCCAATGTAATGCGCCTTAAGCCGCGTGACCCGGCTGAGCCGCTGCTTGGCGGCAAGCTGAAAACCCTGATTGTGGTGCAGAGCCTGGCTATTGCCGTCACGGTGTTAGTGTCCTTCCAGTACGCTTTGGCAAGCTATGGCGGTGACCTCACAGTGGCCCGGACCTTTGCCTTTATTACCCTAATTACCACCCAGATTACCTGCGCCTATGCGGCCCGTTCCGAATACTATTCCGCATTCTCACTGGGCTTTTTCAGCAACAAATTTTTAAACGGCGGCGTTGCGCTTTCCTTTGGCCTGCTGCTAGTGTCGGTTTACGGCCCCTTGCATCTGATATTTAAAACCATTGAGCCAGGCCTGCACGAATGGGGCTTTCTGCTGGCCGTGGCTGTTATCCCCTTCCTGATTACTGAGTCTGCCAAATGGCTGTTAAAATTGTCCGCCAAACCGGCTCAGTCCATGGATGTAAGCAACTAACCACTGCCGTTTTATGCAGAAAGACCGGACGATTTCCTTAACAGGATTAGCGTCCGGTCTTTTACCTTTTTCAGCCCAGCAGATTTTTGATTTCTTCAAAGAGATCATGCGTAATGTCGCCGGTGACCAGATGATCATTGACCTTGGCAATATACATTTCGGCACAATCGCCGCATTCGCCCAAACAGGGTTCTATCGATATCTCAGCCGTTTTAAATCCGGCCCGGCATTTTTCCACAAGCTCTTCCATACCTTCGTTTTTCAGGTTGTTTTCACAGAACTGCAGCACATTCATGACTTTGTCCTCCTTGGATTTTTTTCGAAGTTTAGTTTTGGCCTGATAACGGCAAACTATGTGCAGAGATTTAGTCAGGTTCTGTGACGAGAATCACACCGTCCTGTGACATTTGGCAGCGAAATGGAAAGAAAACCTGTAATATAATTGATTCAGGAGATAGAGCCGGAAGGAGATAATAAGCATGGCTGATTTTAATAAACAACAAATGATTGCCGAATTTAAAAAACAATTTGGTTTTGTGCCTCCCTGCAGTATGGGTGCAGGCGATTTGGGCGAAGATATGCAAAAAATCATTAGCGAATACCATCACATTATTTGGGGCGAGGGTGTTATTCCCCTGAAGTACCGTTACTTGATGGCACTGGCTACCGCCGTTTACGGCGATGATGATGTCCGCGCCAAGCTGGAACTGTTAAAAGCCCTGAATCATGGAGCTACCCGGGAAGAAGTTATTGAAGTGTTTCGGCAGCAAGTGTGGATGAAAGGTGCTCACACTATTGTCAAACTTAGCCCATTGATTAAATTTATGGATACCATCTATGAAAAAGCCCAGCATAACGGTGAACCGGGCAGTCACTAATTCCTGAGACTAACCTGCTTAATACTCTCAGTTTCTATAAGCGGGAGTTTGGGCGGCACCCCTGGTGAAACATATTATGAAAAAATAAAGGAGGTGGCAGCCATGCTGCCCAAAGGAGCAAACTTACAGAAAATCAGGGAAGGAAAACGAACCTATGCGATAACTCCCCATTTACCCGGCGGTTTTATCAAGCCGGAAGTCATGCAAAAGTATGTGGATGTTTCGAAAAAATATGGCGGAATCATGAAGTTGACCTCGGCCCAGCGCATTATGATTACCGGATTAAAGGCCGAAGATATTGAAGCTATCTGGGAAGATCTTGGTATGCAGCCGGCCCTGGGTTTTGCCAACTGCGTGCGCAGTGTTAAGATTTGCCCAGGCAATGCTTTCTGCAAGCGGGGTAAACAAGACAGTATTAAACTCGGCCTGGAACTTGATAAACGGTATATCAAAAAAGAAATGCCCAGCCGGATTAAATTGGGGGTGTCGGCCTGCCCTAACTCCTGTGCGGAGTCTTATGTCAAGGATGTCGGTGTCATTGGCACCGATGCAGGCTGGGATATCTACGTCGGCGGCAGCGCCGGGGCGCATCCCCGGCTGGCCGATAAGCTTATTGAAGGACTCAATTATGACGACACCCTGCGGATTATTGAGATAGTTATGCGCTATTATCAAAAACATGCCGATATTGAGCGTATCGGACAATTTATTGACCGCATCGGCTGGGAAAAATTCAAGACCGATATTCTGGCAGAGTTCTATGGTGAAAAAAGTGCGGTTGTCGAGCCGAAGGTACCACAAACCGAGGCAGGAGAAAAGATTGTGCCCCTGCCGGGCGGGCTTACCGAAGGCAGCCTGGTATTTGGCGATGCCATTACCGCCGACAGTGTCATCAGCGATATTATCCGGGTTTATCCGCAAACCGTCCCGGTATTCCGCTCTTTCGGCATGGGATGCTTAGGTTGCCCGTCTTCAGCCGGTGAACCTGTTACCCAGGCTGCGGAAATTCACGGTCTTAACCTGAAAGAGTTGCTGGCCGCCTTAAATAAAGTCGTTCCGGCCAACAAATAAAGGAGGATAACAACAATGAGCGCTTTTTTAGCACCCATCCATTACTGGTTGTATAACAAAATTCGCCATGTCATTGAACGGGAACAAAGAATTTTTGCCGAAGCCGACAGCCTGTGCGGCGCCACCGCCGAGGAGGCCCGTTCCCAGGCCTGGCAAAGCTATGGGGAACCACTGCCAGATGCCGACCTGCAGGAGTATATTGATCAAAGCAATATTCATGGCTGGCTGCAGCGGCAGATTAATATTGCAGAAAGCCGGGAGGCTGCTTTTGTCCAGGCGCTGGTTGATAACTGCGGTGACGCGGCCATTGATGTAGCGCGCAAGGCGTTTGGCGAACATGGCGCGCATTGCGCCCGGCACGCCGCCGCCCAGGGTAAGTACGAGACGGCTACCGCCCCTGGTATTTACAAAGCCATAAATGATTATTATCTAAATGGTATGCCTTGCGATCAGGCAGATGCTATTATTGAAAACGCCGCTGACAAGATGGTGTGGGAAAGTGCGGTTTGCCTGCAGGAACCCAATTGGAAGCGGGCCGGGGCGGATGGCCAAACCATGAAAAAACTTTATAACGAATGGCTTACCACTTTTGTCAATACGCTTAATCCCGGATTTTCCTTTCGGCAAACGACTGACGCCAAGGCAGGCGGTACTGCTAATCGATACGAAATCACCAGGATATAGGCTGTAAGAGCCGTAGTATGTAAACTACGGCTTTTCCCTATTTCCAAAACTGGCGGCTTATGCTATAATCTTGTCTTGTATTGTCAACATAATATCGCAGCAGGGGAGGATGATTAGATGTATAAAATAGTCGAAAAACGGCAGTTGGCACCACAGATTTACTTGATGGATGTGGAAGCACCCCGGGTGGCTAAATCAGCCAAACCAGGCCAGTTTATTATTGTAAAGACGGACGAGAAAGGTGAGAGGATTCCGCTTACCATTTGCGATTATGATACTGTTAAGGGAACGGTTACAATTGTATTCCAGACATTAGGTAAATCAACCCTGGAAATGGCTGATTACCAGGCTGGTGATTATTTTACCGATTTTGCCGGACCGCTGGGTGAGGCCTCTGAGTTTATTTCTGAGGAAATTGAGGCCTTAAAACAGCAGAAAATTATTTTTGTTGCCGGTGGTGTGGGAACCGCCCCGGTTTATCCGCAGGTAAAATGGCTGCAGCAGCAGGGGGTTCAGGTTGACGTAATCATCGGGGCGCGCAACAAGGAAATGGTCATTTTGGAAGAAGAGCTGAAAGCTCTGAGCGCCAGGGTATATGTTACCACCGATGATGGATCTTACAGCCGGAAAGGCCTGGTTACCGATGTGTTAAAAGAGCTTATTGACAATGGCACCCGGTATGACCATGTTATTGCCATTGGTCCAATGATTATGATGAAGTTTGTAGCCAAGCTGACCAAGGAGTATGCTATCAAGACAACTATCAGCTTGAATCCGATTATGGTTGACGGCACCGGTATGTGTGGCGCCTGCCGTGTTTCGGTAGGTGACGAAATCAAATTTGCCTGTGTTGACGGCCCGGAATTTGACGGCCATTTGGTCGACTTTGACGAAGCTATGCGTCGCCAGGCTATGTACAAAACTGAAGAAGGCCGGGAGATGCTGGCAATGGAAAAAGGCAGCCACACCGGCGGTTGTTGTGGAGGGCATAACTAATGAGCAAAGCAGCTAGAGTACCAGTACGTGAACAATGTCCCAAACAACGTGTTACCAATTTTGATGAAGTATGCCTGGGCTATTCGCTGGAGGAAGCCGTTGCGGAAGCCAACCGCTGCCTGAATTGCAAAAACGCCAAATGTGTTGGCGATTGCCCTGTAGCAATAAATATTCCGGAATTTGTCAGCCATGTTAAAAAAGGCGAAATTGCCGAAGCTGCCAAAGTGATTGCCCAGGCCAGTGCTCTGCCTGCTGTCTGCGGCCGCGTATGTCCGCAGGAAACCCAGTGTGAGGGCAAGTGTATTCTGGGAATTAAGGGTGAAGCTGTGGCCATTGGCAAACTGGAGCGGTTTGTGGCCGACTGGGCCCGGGAAAATCAGATAACGGCGGCGGAAGCGGCACCGAAAAACGGCAAGAAAGTAGCCGTAATCGGCAGTGGTCCTGCCGGACTGACCTGTGCCGGCGACTTGGCCCTTAAAGGCTATGAAGTCACCATCTTTGAAGCGCTGCACGAACCAGGCGGCGTATTGGTTTATGGTATCCCGGAATTCCGGCTGCCGAAAGAAACCGTGGTTAAAGCCGAGATCGAGAACCTCAAAAAACTGGGTGTTGCGATTGAGACTAACGTGGTTATTGGTAAAACAGTCACCATTGATGAACTATTGAATGAAGAAGGCTTTGATGCCGTATTTATTGGGTCAGGCGCCGGCTTGCCGAAGTTTATGGGAATTGCCGGTGAAAACGCCAACGGCGTATTCTCTGCCAATGAGTTTTTAACCCGTAACAATCTGATGAAGGCTTTTAAAGAAGACTATTCAACACCCATCAAGGTGGGTAAAAAAGTCGCTGTAGTTGGCGGTGGCAACGTAGCTATGGATGCCGCCAGAACAGCCGCCCGCCTGGGTGCGGAAACTCATATTGTTTATCGCCGGTCGGAAGCCGAACTGCCTGCCCGGGTTGAGGAAGTGCATCATGCCAAAGAAGAAGGGGTAATTTTTGATGTGCTGACCAATCCGACAGAGATTCTGGTGGATGAAAAAGGCTGGGTGACCGGTCTGAAGTGCGTTAAAATGGAACTGGGTGAACCGGATGCCGGTGGCCGGAGAAAACCGGTGGTTGTAGCTGACTCCGAGTTTGTTATGGAAGTGGATACGGTCATCATGTCTCTCGGCACTTCGCCTAATCCGCTCATTTCCTCGACTACCCAGGGACTGGAAATCAATAAATGGCAATGCATTGTCGCCGATGAGGAAACCGGTTTAACCAGCCGCGAACGTGTTTACGCCGGCGGTGATGCCGTTACCGGCGCAGCCACAGTCATTCTGGCCATGGGCGCAGGCAAAAAAGCCGCAGCCGCCATTGATGAAATGCTTATGTCTTCGAAATAACATGTCAATATAGCTAGAACCGCCCCATGCCGGCAGGCAGAGGGCGGTTTTATATTTAGACTCACAGTTTATACAGGAGATACAAGCCTGCTAAGATCAGCGGCTGATGTACAAGGTAAACCGGCAAAGAATGGCGCCCGAGCCAGCCTAGCCAGCCGGCCGGGCGGTACAAAGCGGCCCCAGGCCACAGCGGCTGTTTTGCCGGATATAAGAGTTTGCCTGCTGCCAGGCCATAGAGGACTATGCCCAGCCAGGGGAATATGGGGTAATAATCAAGCGAGGCAAAGCCGGGAGGCGTGATGCCCAAAGGGATAAACCAGGGCAGCGGCGGTGTCAGGGTAATGGCTAGTTTTCCTGCTATGATGCAGACTGTTCCGGCCACTGCCAGTGTCAGGGCGCTATACTGTTTCAGCCAGGGGGCCAGCAGCATGGCGCTGCCCAGCAGATGCAAAATGCCAAACCGGATATATTCTGCCGGCTGGAGAAGGTAGGTGACTGCCGTAATAATCAGGCCGGTGCCCAGTACTTTGAGTCCGCGCTGCAGTGAATTACGGCTAAGCGTACAGCTTATTCCCGATACCAGCATAAACAGTACTGCCGCAGCTTTGCCCTGGTAATACCAAAACCCATTCAGATAATCAACCGGCCAGTGGTAAAAATAGGCCAGGTCAAACACGATATGAAAAATGATCATTAGCAGGATAGCGATTCCACGCAGTAAATCTATTTCGGCCAGTCGGGCGGTTGGCTGGGGCAAGACGGGTGGCCTCCTTATGGCAGGAAACGGAGTTTCCCGGCGATGCTTTGTCATTACTTTAACAATAAAATACAATTCGCATTACGTCAAGTGACCCTGTTTCAGCACTATATTAATTTCACAAATCCGGTAACTTTTTGTGCTATTTGTGACACAATATAATAAATAATAGTAATACTGTTAGCAGGAATACCCTTCGGCAAAGGGAATTATAGTAGCAGATGGAGGCTCTGGCCCACCTATATGGGTCAGAGCCTATTGACGGCAGGAGACGATCGCATGAAAGAAATCTATATAATCTTATTCTCAGTCCTGCTGGGGGCTGTTGGGCAGATTGCCTTTAAATACGGCGCCACCCATATTCCTGAAACAGGTTCGATTACGGAAAAAATCATAGCTGCCTGGCCGATTATCGGTGGTCTGTTTCTCTATGGCCTAAGTACCCTGTTCTGGATTTATGCCTTGCGCACTGTCGAGCTAAGCTACGCTTATCCGCTGATTAGCCTGGGCTATGTACTGGTGTTTGCCGCCTCTTATTTTCTGTTTCAGGAATCGATCAGTCCTCTCCGGCTGGGTGGTTTGGTATTAATTATCAGTGGTATTGTCCTCGTTGCTAAGTCATAGCAGTAAGTGCTAAATTAACCGAATCTTAACATTTTTTTACAGTTAGTTAACAAAAGGCGCGGTTATGTGCTATAATCAGTTTGAATTCGACAATTTTTAAGGAGGCTATTATGGGATTTGGCTTAAAGCCCCGTGAAGAAAAGTTTTATGGCTATTTATTAGAAAACACGCAACTAATCCGGGATGCGGCCGATGTGTTACAAGAAGCGATAAACCGGGATGGTGACTTATCCGAATTAATGGTTCGGATTGACGAGCTGGAAAAAAAAGCTGACGTCAATACGGCCAAAATTGTCGGTTTATTACACAAAACCTTTATTACGCCGCTTGACCGTGAAGACATCTACAGTATTGCTCACAAGCTTGATGATGTCATTGACTGTATTCAAGGTACCATTGAACGTATGGAGTTATATAATGCCGGTACCGCATCCGATGGAGCCAGGGAACTTGCTGTGCTTGTAGGCAAAAGTGTCAAACAGATTGACAAGGCGTTTACCCATTTACCTGAGATAAAAAAACAAAAAGAGAAGCTGGAAGAGCGCTGTGCCCGGATTATTGAGTATGAAGCTATGGGTGACAGGCTGTACCGTCAGGAAATGGCCAAATTGTTCAGAGAATGCAAGGATCCGATTGAAATTATTAAATGGAAAGAAATTTTGCTGCATTTGGAAGAAACCTTGGATATCAGTGAGGATATTGCGAATTTGCTAAAGGGAGTCATCGTAAAATATGCCTGATCTGACGTTGCTCTATGTTGTGGTATTTTTTGCGCTGGCATTTGATTACATCAATGGTTTTCATGATACTGCCAATGCCATTGCCACTTCGGTATCTACCCGCGCTTTGGAACCACAGTATGCCGTTATGCTGGCGGCGGTGCTAAACTTTGCCGGGGCACTCTACAGCACAGGTGTGGCGAAGACCATTGGCGGCGATCTTGTTAAATCGGCATCCTTAGTCAGTCAGCCTGTGATCATATCGGCGTTGATTGGTGCTATTGTCTGGAATCTGATTACCTGGTGGCTGGGTATTCCCAGCAGTTCCTCGCACGCGCTTGTCGGCGGCGTTTTGGGAGCCGTGGTTGTCGGCGCAGGTTTTGAGGCCATTAACCTTATCGGGGTTGAGAGGATTTTCCTGTCCCTGGTACTGTCACCGCTCATTGCCATGGCTGGCGGCTATATCATTATGATTGCCCTGCTGTGGATGTTTGGCAGACAGGAGCCGGGTAAGTTAAATTCAGGCTTTAAGAAGATGCAGTTGTTGTCTGCCAGCATGATGTCGTTTTCGCATGGTTCTAATGATGCGCAAAAGGCTATGGGCATTATTACCCTGGCGCTGTTAAGCTCAGGGCAGATAGCGACACTGGAAGTGCCCTTTTGGGTAAAACTGTCCTGTGCCACGGCAATGGCTTTAGGTACGGCAGCCGGCGGCTGGAAAATCATCAAAACTATGGGCGGGAAAATTTTTAAGCTTGAGCCTATTAGCGGCTTTGCTGCTGATTTGAATTCATCACTTGTTATTTTTGCGGCTACCAATCTTCACCTGCCTGTCAGCACTACCCATGTGGTATCAGGCTCAATTATGGGTGTGGGTTCTTCCAAACGGATTTCCGCTGTGCGCTGGGGTGTGGCTCAGCAAATGTTATTTGCCTGGGTATTGACCATTCCTTTTAGTGCCGTCACCAGTGCTCTGATGTATAAAATACTAAAACTATTTATGTAGCAATAATATGAATATATAGGCTTTTACGATGGCAGCTCAAGGCGCAAGCACAGGGCTGCTTTTCTTTTAATCTGACAGAACACATAAGTTCTGTGAGCCACTGAGGTCTTATAAAACAAAAGGTGCCGGTACAGGGCGGCGCTGACGGTTGTAAGGACCGCAGCCGGCAATTCTTGCTTATCACCTTGCTATTCATTTATCAACTCAATTATAATAGTAATAATATCTTGCCGTGTTTTTCATGATATTTCAGGGACAGGGGGCAGGTACTGCTCCTGACTGTAATAATAAGGAGGTATGTGTTTTGAGCACCGTTCGCCGTATATTTGTTGAAAAGAAACCGGGTTTTGCCGTAGAAGCGGAAGGCGTCTACTCTGATTTGAAACACCATCTGGGGATAACCGGTTTGACCGGAGTGCGTATTCTGCATCGCTATGATATCAGCGGGATAAGCGACTCTGAATTTGAGTCGTCACTTTATACCATATTCTCCGAACCGCCGGTGGATTTTCTCTACCGGGAAGAAATGCCTGTTCCTGCCGGGGTCAGGGTGTTGGCTATGGAATATTTGCCAGGTCAATACGACCAGCGTGCCGATTGGGCCGCCCAGTCGGTGCAAATTCTCACGCAAAAGGAACGTCCCGACATTCGTACTGCCAAAATACTGGTATTGGAAGGGGAACTTTCCGACGCTGAGCTTGCTAAAATCAAGGATTACTGTATTAACCCCATCGAAGCCCGGGAAGCGCTGCTGGAGAAACCGGCAACCCTGGGGCTGCCAACCGAGACTCCGCCCGATGTTGCGGTACTCAACGGGTTTATTGGGTTGTCACAGGCGGAACTGGTCCGGTTTTTAGCAGAGCGGGGTCTGGCGATGAGTCTGGAGGATTTGGCTTTCTGTCAGGCTTATTTCCGCGATACGGAAAAGCGTGAGCCAACGATTACGGAAATAAAAGTTATTGATACCTATTGGTCTGATCATTGCCGGCATACCACCTTCCACACCAGGATTGAAGCGGTGGAAATTGAAGACGGGCGGTTCAGCCGTCCGGTGGCTGCCGCCTGGCAGGGGTACCGGCAAGCCCGGCAATATATATATGGTGACAAGGCTGCCGGGCGTGATATCAATCTTATGGATATTGCCACCACTGCCATGAAAGAGCTAAAGAAGCAGGGGCAGCTTGCCGATTTGGACGAATCCGAGGAAATTAACGCCTGCAGCATTGTGGTACAAGCCGATGTTGACGGCAGGACCGAGGACTGGCTGGTGATGTTTAAAAATGAAACCCATAACCACCCGACAGAAATCGAACCCTTTGGCGGAGCGGCTACCTGTCTGGGCGGCTGCATCCGTGACCCGCTGTCAGGCCGTTCTTATGTGTATCAGGCCATGCGTGTTACCGGCAGCGGTGACCCCCGTGTCCCGCTGGCTTCCACCTTGCCTGGCAAATTACCGCAGCGCAGGATTACTACCGGCGCCGCGGCCGGTTACAGCTCATACGGCAACCAAATTGGCCTGGCAACAGGCCAGGTGGCTGAAATCTATGATCCCGGCTATATTGCCAAACGCCTGGAGATTGGCGCTGTTATGGCGGCCGCACCGAAAGAGAATGTCATCAGGACAGTGCCGGCGGCCGGGGATGTTGTTATTTTGGTCGGCGGACGGACCGGACGCGACGGCTGCGGTGGTGCGACAGGCTCCTCTAAGGCCCATACGGAAGAATCGCTGGAGAATTGCGGTGCCGAGGTACAAAAAGGCAATCCGCCGACAGAACGGAAAATTCAGCGGCTGTTTCGCCAGCCGGCAGTCAGCACCATGATTAAACGCTGCAACGATTTTGGCGCCGGCGGCGTTTCGGTAGCCATTGGCGAATTGACAGATGGTGTAATTATTACCTTAGATGCTGTTCCCAAAAAATACGAAGGTCTTGATGGCACCGAGCTGGCTATTTCCGAATCACAGGAGCGGATGGCGGTAGTTGTTGCCGCGGCCGATGCCCAAAGGTTCATCGATTATGCCGATCGGGAAAATCTGGAAGCTACGCTTGTGGCAAAAGTGTCTGACGATCAGCGCCTGACGATGCTGTGGCGCGGCAAGCCGATCGTGAGCCTCAGCCGCGAGTTCTTGAATACCAATGGTGTGAAACAACATACTGCCGTACGGGTGACGGCGCCGGCGCCCGAAAGTTATTTTGCCGGCCAGCCGGCGATTGGCGCTGCCGCAGCCGGCAAAGCGGCCTGGCTGAGCATGTTGCAGAATATTAATGTGGCAAGTCAAAAAGGACTTGTCGAACGCTTTGACAGCAGTATTGGCGCCGGCACGGTGCTGATGCCGTTCGGCGGCAAATATCAGGATACTCCCAGTGAAGGTATGGTTGCCAAACTGCCGGTGCTGTCAGGCGACACGACAACCGGCACTATTATGACCTACGGGTTCAATCCCGGCTTGTCGACCTGGAGCCCCTTCCATGGAGCTGTTTACGCAATTGTGGAAGCGGCAGCCAAGGTGGTGGCCGTAGGCGGCAATTTCCGTAACATTCGCCTGACCCTGCAGGAGTATTTCGAAAAGCTGGGCAAGGATCAGGTGAAATGGGGCAAGCCCTTCAGTGCGTTATTAGGCGCCTTTTACGCCCAGCAGCAACTGGGCATTCCGGCCATTGGCGGCAAGGATAGTATGTCCGGTTCCTTCAACGAGCTTACGGTGCCGCCAACCCTGGTGGCCTTTGCGGTAACAACGGTTGATACCGGCAAGGTAATCTCCCAGGAGTTTAAACAGGCCGGCAGCCAGGTGGTACTTATCCGCTCGCAGCGCGGGCAGGACGAATTGCCTGACTTTGCCGCTTTGACCCTGGCCTATGACCGGGTGCATCAGCTTATCCAGGCAGACCGGGTTTTGGCAGCTCACACCGTTAAAATCGGCGGTCTGGCCGAAGCGGTCACCAAGATGTCCTTTGGCAACCGCATCGGTGTTGACCTTATGGCTGCGGTCAAACCAGACATGCTGTTTGCTCCCGAGTATGGTTCGTTCATCCTTGAATTACCGGCTGAGACAGAGCTTGAACAAGCGCTTGGCGGTATTCCTTATGAGCTTGTTGGCCGGACAACCTCGCGGCCGGTTATTAGCTGGAACGACCTGGAGCTTACTGTGGAAGAAGCCCTGGAGGCTTGGCAGGCACCGCTGGAAACCGTCTTTCCTACCTGTCCGGGTCCGATTGGCGGACAACCGCAGGCCTTTACCGCCTATACCAGGCGCAACAGCCGCCGGCCGGCGGTCAGTGTGGCCAGACCCCGGGTGCTTATTCCGGTATTTCCCGGCACAAACTGCGAATATGATACCGCCAAGGCCTTTGAACAAGCCGGAGCGGTTGCTCAAACCCTGGTAATCCGCAATTTGACCTCTGCCCATATTGAAGAATCTATCACGGCTTTGGCCCGGGAAATTGCCGCTGCGCAGATTGTTATGCTGCCAGGCGGCTTCAGCGCCGGCGACGAGCCTGACGGTTCCGGCAAATTTATTGCCACCATGTTCCGCAATCCCCGGGTAAAAGAGGCTGTTACCGAGCTGCTGCAGCACCGTGACGGCCTGATGCTGGGCATCTGCAACGGCTTCCAGGCATTAATCAAGCTCGGACTGGTTCCTTATGGCGAAATCCGCAATCTGACCGAAACTAGTCCGACCCTGACTTTTAATAAAATAGGCCGCCATATTTCGTGTATGGTCAATACCAAGG
Proteins encoded in this window:
- a CDS encoding cation-translocating P-type ATPase, translating into MEKQWHQLTSTEVLTALNSDLERGLSSAEVANRLAQYGYNELREKAREPLWKKFLNQFKDFLVLILLVASVISLAVGEVADSLVIIAIVVLNAALGVFQEAKAEKALEALKKMSAPTSKVVRDGGISTIPSRELVPGDIILLDAGDYIPADVRILESFNLKAQEASLTGESVPVEKECAVVAAEAPLAERHNLGFMSTVVTYGRGKAVAVGTAMNTEIGKIAAMLQTVTEDSTPLQKKLAEFGKGLGVICLAVCAIIFAMGLWKGYQDGALTFDEVQMMLMTSISLAVAAIPEGLPTVVTIVLALGMQRMARKNSIMKKLHAVETLGSISVICSDKTGTLTQNQMTVVKVFTPGRMYAVSGEGYNPAGQFTHQELPVEAAAETELDLLLRSAVLCNDAQLKAAADNKTWSIIGDPTEGALVVAGYKGGYTQSQLAGQFPRLQEIPFDSGRKMMTTLHRFDRQLRTFTKGAPDVLLSRCTAIATGGSVRPLTEAEKAVIQAANKEMASSALRVLAVAYRDFDSKPDMTNPADIETQLVFIGLLGMIDPPRLEVRAAVELCKGAGIRPVMITGDHPDTAFAIAKELGIVTGSAQVLTGKDLDAMSPEALKQAGETTGVFARVSPEHKVAIVEALRQNKHIVAMTGDGVNDAPALKKADIGVAMGITGTDVTKETADMVISDDNFATIVAAVEEGRVIYTNIKKFIYFLLSCNASEVLVIFFAILFGWPLPLLPIQLLWVNLVTDAFPALALGVEKKEPNVMRLKPRDPAEPLLGGKLKTLIVVQSLAIAVTVLVSFQYALASYGGDLTVARTFAFITLITTQITCAYAARSEYYSAFSLGFFSNKFLNGGVALSFGLLLVSVYGPLHLIFKTIEPGLHEWGFLLAVAVIPFLITESAKWLLKLSAKPAQSMDVSN
- a CDS encoding DUF1450 domain-containing protein, with product MNVLQFCENNLKNEGMEELVEKCRAGFKTAEISIEPCLGECGDCAEMYIAKVNDHLVTGDITHDLFEEIKNLLG
- a CDS encoding carboxymuconolactone decarboxylase family protein; amino-acid sequence: MADFNKQQMIAEFKKQFGFVPPCSMGAGDLGEDMQKIISEYHHIIWGEGVIPLKYRYLMALATAVYGDDDVRAKLELLKALNHGATREEVIEVFRQQVWMKGAHTIVKLSPLIKFMDTIYEKAQHNGEPGSH
- a CDS encoding DUF1858 domain-containing protein, whose protein sequence is MLPKGANLQKIREGKRTYAITPHLPGGFIKPEVMQKYVDVSKKYGGIMKLTSAQRIMITGLKAEDIEAIWEDLGMQPALGFANCVRSVKICPGNAFCKRGKQDSIKLGLELDKRYIKKEMPSRIKLGVSACPNSCAESYVKDVGVIGTDAGWDIYVGGSAGAHPRLADKLIEGLNYDDTLRIIEIVMRYYQKHADIERIGQFIDRIGWEKFKTDILAEFYGEKSAVVEPKVPQTEAGEKIVPLPGGLTEGSLVFGDAITADSVISDIIRVYPQTVPVFRSFGMGCLGCPSSAGEPVTQAAEIHGLNLKELLAALNKVVPANK
- a CDS encoding sulfide/dihydroorotate dehydrogenase-like FAD/NAD-binding protein, with the translated sequence MYKIVEKRQLAPQIYLMDVEAPRVAKSAKPGQFIIVKTDEKGERIPLTICDYDTVKGTVTIVFQTLGKSTLEMADYQAGDYFTDFAGPLGEASEFISEEIEALKQQKIIFVAGGVGTAPVYPQVKWLQQQGVQVDVIIGARNKEMVILEEELKALSARVYVTTDDGSYSRKGLVTDVLKELIDNGTRYDHVIAIGPMIMMKFVAKLTKEYAIKTTISLNPIMVDGTGMCGACRVSVGDEIKFACVDGPEFDGHLVDFDEAMRRQAMYKTEEGREMLAMEKGSHTGGCCGGHN